A genomic segment from Micromonospora echinaurantiaca encodes:
- a CDS encoding ABC transporter ATP-binding protein has product MTAPLLVADDLHRCFGPTRALAGASLRVDRGEVVAVMGSSGSGKSTLLHCLAGIVRPDSGRVLFAGRDLGALSDTERSALRRAAFGFVFQFGQLVPELTCLENVALPLRLDRVGRREAERRAAEWLDRLEVAEVAGKRPGEVSGGQGQRVAVARALVTRPQVVFADEPTGALDSLNGERVMRLLTGAARETGAAVVLVTHEARVAAYSDREVVVRDGRTRDLEIAA; this is encoded by the coding sequence GTGACCGCCCCGCTGCTGGTCGCCGATGACCTGCACCGCTGTTTCGGGCCGACCCGGGCCCTGGCCGGCGCCAGCCTGCGGGTCGACCGGGGTGAGGTGGTGGCCGTGATGGGCTCGTCCGGCTCCGGGAAGTCCACCCTGCTGCACTGCCTGGCCGGCATCGTCCGGCCGGACTCCGGCCGGGTGCTCTTCGCCGGGCGTGACCTGGGCGCCCTCTCCGACACCGAGCGCAGCGCGCTGCGCCGCGCGGCGTTCGGCTTCGTGTTCCAGTTCGGTCAGCTGGTGCCGGAGCTGACCTGCCTGGAGAACGTGGCGCTGCCGCTGCGGCTGGACCGCGTCGGCCGGCGGGAAGCCGAGCGCCGGGCGGCCGAGTGGCTGGACCGGCTGGAGGTCGCCGAGGTGGCCGGCAAGCGGCCCGGCGAGGTCTCCGGCGGGCAGGGCCAGCGGGTGGCGGTGGCCCGTGCGCTGGTGACCCGGCCACAGGTGGTCTTCGCCGACGAACCGACCGGGGCGCTGGACTCGCTCAACGGCGAACGGGTGATGCGGCTGCTCACCGGGGCCGCCCGGGAGACCGGCGCCGCGGTGGTGCTGGTGACGCACGAGGCGCGGGTGGCCGCGTACTCCGACCGGGAGGTGGTGGTGCGCGACGGGCGTACCCGCGACCTGGAGATCGCGGCGTGA
- a CDS encoding PadR family transcriptional regulator encodes MSIGQTFLGLLEATPRHGYDIKRLYDERFGHARPLAYGQVYATLSRLLRSGLVEVEAVEPGEGPERKRYAITDAGVTDVAGWLARAEKPEPYLQSTLYTKVVLALLTGRSAADLLDVQRAEHLRMMRELTRRKRDGDLAEQLICDHALFHLEADLRWLELTAARLDELAKAVLA; translated from the coding sequence ATGTCGATCGGACAGACCTTCCTCGGCCTCCTGGAGGCCACCCCCCGGCACGGCTACGACATCAAACGCCTCTACGACGAGCGCTTCGGCCACGCCCGCCCGCTCGCCTACGGCCAGGTCTACGCCACCCTGTCCCGGCTGCTGCGCAGTGGCCTGGTCGAGGTCGAGGCCGTCGAGCCCGGCGAGGGCCCGGAGCGTAAGCGGTACGCGATCACCGACGCCGGTGTCACCGACGTGGCCGGCTGGCTGGCCCGCGCCGAGAAGCCCGAGCCCTACCTGCAGAGCACCCTCTACACCAAGGTGGTGCTCGCGCTGCTCACCGGCCGCAGCGCCGCCGATCTGCTCGACGTGCAGCGCGCGGAGCACCTGCGGATGATGCGCGAGCTGACCCGCCGCAAGCGCGACGGCGACCTCGCCGAGCAGCTGATCTGCGACCACGCCCTGTTCCATTTGGAGGCCGACCTGCGCTGGCTGGAGCTGACCGCGGCCCGCCTCGACGAGCTGGCCAAGGCGGTGCTGGCGTGA
- a CDS encoding GNAT family N-acetyltransferase has product MFALPITEDAELRPLDPWLAEEFLAHLDRAREHIAPWVSPSFVATDLPSARAVLQRYADRWARDAGGIWGIWQAGTLVGGVMFVSFDVAVGVAEAGCWLEPGAEGRGLISRAVTRIVDWAVRERGIQRVEWRTNAENARSIAVARRLGMHHDGTLRQVYPGPAGRRIDIEVWSVLEPEWRGGSDVREHRVQ; this is encoded by the coding sequence GTGTTCGCCCTGCCCATCACCGAGGACGCCGAGCTGCGTCCGCTCGACCCGTGGCTGGCCGAGGAGTTCCTGGCCCACCTGGACCGGGCCCGCGAGCACATCGCGCCCTGGGTGTCTCCGTCCTTCGTGGCCACCGACCTGCCCTCGGCCCGCGCCGTCCTGCAGCGCTACGCCGACCGCTGGGCGCGCGACGCAGGTGGCATCTGGGGCATCTGGCAGGCCGGCACCCTGGTCGGCGGGGTCATGTTCGTCTCGTTCGACGTGGCGGTCGGCGTGGCCGAGGCGGGCTGCTGGCTGGAACCGGGCGCCGAGGGGCGCGGCCTGATCAGCCGGGCGGTCACCCGGATCGTCGACTGGGCGGTACGGGAGCGGGGCATCCAGCGGGTGGAGTGGCGGACCAACGCCGAGAACGCGCGCAGCATCGCGGTCGCCCGCCGGCTCGGCATGCACCACGACGGAACGCTGCGGCAGGTCTACCCCGGCCCGGCCGGGCGGCGCATCGACATCGAGGTGTGGTCGGTGCTGGAACCCGAGTGGCGCGGCGGGTCAGACGTGCGCGAGCACCGCGTCCAGTGA
- a CDS encoding TOPRIM nucleotidyl transferase/hydrolase domain-containing protein, protein MRIELGAVVDARAVVLVEGVSDRAAVLALAARRGRDLAAEGVHVVVMGGVTNVGHFLARLGPPGRDLRLAGLYDENEEGFVRRSLERAGLGAGLSRAAMAKLGFHACVADLEDELVRAVGPAGVREVFAAQGELRAFRIFERQPAQQGRPVTAQLRRFLGTRSGRKEAYGRLLVEALEPDRMPRSLDAVLAHV, encoded by the coding sequence GTGCGGATCGAACTCGGCGCCGTCGTCGACGCCCGCGCCGTCGTCCTGGTCGAGGGGGTCAGCGACCGGGCCGCGGTGCTGGCCCTCGCGGCCCGACGCGGTCGCGACCTCGCCGCCGAGGGCGTGCACGTGGTGGTGATGGGCGGCGTCACCAACGTCGGCCACTTCCTCGCCCGGCTCGGCCCACCCGGGCGCGACCTGCGGCTGGCCGGTCTCTACGACGAAAACGAGGAGGGCTTCGTCCGGCGGAGCCTGGAGCGGGCCGGCCTCGGCGCCGGCCTGTCCCGGGCGGCCATGGCAAAGCTGGGCTTCCACGCCTGTGTCGCCGACCTGGAGGACGAACTCGTCCGCGCGGTCGGCCCCGCCGGCGTCCGGGAGGTGTTCGCCGCCCAGGGCGAGCTGCGCGCCTTCCGGATCTTCGAACGCCAGCCGGCGCAGCAGGGCCGCCCGGTCACCGCCCAGCTGCGCCGGTTCCTCGGCACCCGGTCCGGCCGCAAGGAGGCGTACGGGCGGCTGCTGGTCGAGGCGCTGGAGCCGGACCGGATGCCCCGGTCACTGGACGCGGTGCTCGCGCACGTCTGA
- a CDS encoding chitinase, producing MLLAAVAALTTAAATTLVLAAPARAAGPTATFVKTADWGTGWEGRYTITNGGTGTINGWQVAFSLPAGTTLGSYWDATVSSAGQRHTFTNRSWNGTIAPGASVSFGFLATGSGSPTDCTLNGAPCGGGTPTSPPTTPPPTSTPPTTPPPTTPPPTTPPPTTPPAGGLPKHALIGYLHASFANGSGYLRMADVPADWDIVNLAFGEPTSVTSGDIRFQLCPPAECPGVESEAEFIAAIRAKQQQGKKVLLSIGGQNGQVQLTTTAARDTFVRSVSAIIDRYGLNGLDIDFEGHSLYLNAGDTDFRNPTTPVIVNLISAIRALKQRYGANFVLTMAPETFFVQLGYQFYGPGPWGGQDPRAGSYLPVIHALRDDLTVLHVQDYNSGPIVGLDNQYHTMGGADFHIAMTDMLLAGFPVAGNANAVFPPLREDQVAFGAPSSVSAGNGYVAPAGVQAAVTCLVRGQSCGSYTPRSGTNPNFRGLMTWSINWDRYYNWEFRLNHGPFLKALP from the coding sequence CTGTTGCTGGCCGCGGTCGCGGCCCTCACCACCGCCGCCGCCACCACGCTCGTCCTGGCCGCCCCGGCCCGGGCCGCCGGCCCGACCGCCACCTTCGTCAAGACCGCCGACTGGGGCACCGGCTGGGAGGGCAGATACACCATCACCAACGGCGGCACCGGCACGATCAACGGCTGGCAGGTCGCCTTCAGCCTGCCGGCCGGCACCACGCTCGGGTCCTACTGGGACGCCACGGTGAGCAGCGCCGGCCAGCGGCACACCTTCACCAACCGCTCGTGGAACGGCACCATCGCCCCCGGCGCCTCGGTCTCGTTCGGCTTCCTGGCCACCGGTTCCGGCTCCCCCACCGACTGCACGTTGAACGGCGCGCCGTGCGGCGGTGGCACCCCGACCAGCCCGCCGACCACGCCGCCGCCCACCAGCACCCCACCCACCACCCCACCGCCGACGACCCCGCCACCGACCACGCCGCCGCCCACCACGCCGCCCGCCGGCGGGCTGCCCAAGCACGCGCTGATCGGCTACCTGCACGCCAGCTTCGCCAACGGCTCCGGCTATCTGCGGATGGCCGACGTGCCGGCCGACTGGGACATCGTCAACCTGGCCTTCGGCGAACCCACCTCGGTGACCTCCGGCGACATCCGCTTCCAGCTCTGCCCGCCGGCCGAGTGCCCGGGCGTGGAGAGCGAGGCCGAGTTCATCGCCGCGATCCGCGCCAAGCAGCAGCAGGGCAAGAAGGTGCTGCTCTCCATCGGCGGGCAGAACGGCCAGGTGCAGCTCACCACCACCGCCGCCCGGGACACCTTCGTCCGGTCCGTCTCGGCGATCATCGACCGGTACGGGCTGAACGGGCTGGACATCGACTTCGAGGGGCACTCGCTCTACCTGAACGCCGGCGACACCGACTTCCGCAACCCCACCACGCCGGTGATCGTCAACCTGATCTCCGCGATCCGCGCGTTGAAGCAGCGGTACGGGGCGAACTTCGTGCTCACCATGGCTCCGGAGACGTTCTTCGTCCAGCTCGGCTACCAGTTCTACGGGCCGGGGCCGTGGGGCGGGCAGGACCCGCGCGCCGGGTCGTACCTGCCGGTGATCCACGCGCTGCGCGACGACCTGACCGTGCTGCACGTGCAGGACTACAACTCCGGACCGATCGTCGGGCTGGACAACCAGTACCACACGATGGGCGGGGCCGATTTCCACATCGCGATGACCGACATGCTGCTCGCCGGGTTCCCGGTGGCCGGCAACGCCAACGCCGTCTTCCCGCCGCTGCGCGAGGACCAGGTCGCCTTCGGCGCGCCGTCCTCGGTCAGCGCCGGCAACGGTTACGTCGCCCCGGCCGGGGTGCAGGCGGCGGTGACCTGCCTGGTACGCGGCCAGAGCTGCGGGTCGTACACCCCGCGCAGCGGCACCAACCCCAACTTCCGCGGCCTGATGACCTGGTCGATCAACTGGGACCGCTACTACAACTGGGAGTTCCGGCTGAACCACGGCCCCTTCCTGAAGGCACTGCCCTGA